The following proteins are co-located in the Deltaproteobacteria bacterium genome:
- a CDS encoding FAD-dependent oxidoreductase, whose amino-acid sequence MTVIAIVGCGIAGHEAALTARMTDLSARVKILTEEKHPLYSACVLADYVAGEIPRQRVLISRKQDYEEHRIELLLSQPVVDWFPDEGELQLNSGKLPYDKLVLATGSRPIIPKSPGMNKKGVFNFKTLKDAENIKRASGKSAVIVGTGPVGIEVAVSLRRKGWSVTLIELMGRVLPKVFDDPLADSLKKYLEAGGIQVFLEERLVEILGQKRVEAVQTDRRSIPADLVVLGLGMRPETELAKKGGLRLGPSGGILVDEGMNTSRPGVWACGDCVESMDRITGRKGLYMLWNNARLQERVAGANATDGERRYAGSFNLTTVNLFHDSAASVGVMAADLPDNEAQTFHQKGPRGELWLVLQNEQLVGVQALGRIERFGGLLGLLLRGENLREKLKEKPQSKGWQTWALRGVQRDLLRMLNT is encoded by the coding sequence ATGACCGTGATCGCTATCGTGGGATGCGGGATCGCCGGGCATGAAGCCGCGTTGACTGCCCGTATGACAGACCTGTCGGCCAGGGTAAAGATTCTCACTGAGGAAAAGCATCCCTTATATAGCGCCTGCGTGCTGGCGGACTATGTGGCTGGTGAGATTCCGAGGCAGCGGGTTTTAATTAGCCGTAAACAGGATTATGAAGAGCACCGCATCGAACTACTCCTGTCCCAGCCAGTAGTGGATTGGTTCCCTGATGAGGGCGAACTCCAACTGAATAGTGGGAAGCTCCCTTACGACAAGCTGGTCCTGGCCACGGGCAGCCGCCCTATTATTCCCAAGTCTCCTGGAATGAATAAAAAAGGGGTCTTTAATTTCAAAACCCTGAAAGACGCCGAAAACATCAAACGGGCCTCTGGAAAATCCGCCGTAATAGTGGGCACGGGGCCGGTAGGGATCGAAGTGGCCGTTTCCCTGCGACGTAAGGGCTGGTCGGTTACTCTGATTGAGCTCATGGGAAGAGTGCTTCCCAAAGTTTTTGATGACCCTTTGGCCGATTCGTTGAAAAAATATCTTGAAGCCGGTGGAATTCAAGTCTTCCTTGAGGAACGATTGGTTGAAATCCTGGGTCAAAAGCGGGTTGAAGCCGTCCAAACTGACCGGCGTTCGATCCCCGCAGACCTCGTGGTGCTTGGGCTCGGGATGAGGCCGGAAACAGAGCTAGCCAAAAAGGGAGGGTTGAGGCTTGGACCCTCAGGCGGGATCTTGGTGGATGAGGGTATGAACACCAGTCGGCCAGGTGTTTGGGCCTGCGGCGATTGCGTAGAGTCCATGGATCGGATTACGGGCCGGAAGGGCCTTTATATGCTGTGGAACAACGCCCGTCTCCAGGAACGGGTTGCCGGGGCCAACGCAACTGACGGCGAGCGACGGTATGCGGGCAGCTTCAATCTCACAACCGTCAACCTGTTTCATGATTCAGCCGCCTCAGTTGGCGTAATGGCTGCTGATTTGCCTGACAATGAAGCCCAGACTTTTCATCAAAAAGGCCCAAGAGGGGAGCTCTGGCTTGTTTTACAAAATGAGCAACTGGTGGGCGTCCAGGCTCTAGGCCGCATTGAGCGGTTCGGCGGACTGTTAGGCCTCCTTTTGCGAGGAGAGAACCTGCGAGAAAAGCTAAAAGAAAAACCTCAATCTAAAGGATGGCAGACTTGGGCTCTGCGGGGGGTTCAGCGGGATCTGCTCCGCATGCTTAATACTTAA
- a CDS encoding thiolase family protein, with amino-acid sequence MLTKAYIPYKGYYSTPFARWQGSLANENSVVLAGKTSKRWFAAKNWDPKMFDYVFLGITIGQPSWFYGGPWVCALMGATDVPGIIISQACSTSTTCIYQAAIGIETGLFENAYTLMTDRCSNGPHTIWPNPNGPGGEVISENWNMDNINRDPWAGASMIQAAENVAREAGITREECDATTLRRYEQYQDSLANDRSFQKRYMFPAEAQLTRKKTVVLEEDEGITPTTKEGLARIRTVLPDGVLTFAAQTHPADGNAAMVVTGRDKAKELSADPNLEIQVISYGYARTKKSFMPAAPVPAARMAMEKAGIAIEDIKAIKTHNPFAVNDIYLAQQMKIDANSFNNYGSSLIFGHPQGPTTGRSIIEGIEEVADKGGGYLLFTGCAAGDTAAAIVLKIG; translated from the coding sequence ATGCTAACTAAGGCCTATATCCCGTATAAAGGATATTACAGTACTCCTTTTGCCCGGTGGCAGGGGAGCTTGGCTAATGAAAATTCCGTGGTTCTGGCCGGAAAAACCTCTAAGAGATGGTTTGCTGCAAAGAACTGGGACCCAAAGATGTTTGATTATGTGTTCTTAGGCATTACTATCGGACAGCCTAGTTGGTTTTACGGAGGGCCATGGGTGTGCGCCCTTATGGGTGCGACTGACGTACCTGGCATTATTATTAGCCAAGCCTGCTCTACTTCGACTACCTGTATCTACCAGGCAGCGATAGGAATTGAAACAGGTCTTTTTGAAAACGCTTACACCCTCATGACTGACCGGTGCTCCAACGGACCTCATACTATCTGGCCCAACCCCAACGGCCCAGGCGGGGAGGTGATTTCCGAAAATTGGAACATGGACAATATAAACCGTGATCCCTGGGCTGGAGCTTCCATGATCCAGGCTGCGGAAAACGTTGCCAGGGAGGCCGGCATCACTCGCGAGGAATGTGACGCCACGACATTAAGAAGATACGAGCAATACCAGGACTCATTAGCTAATGATCGCAGTTTTCAGAAACGATATATGTTTCCCGCGGAAGCTCAACTTACGAGAAAGAAAACGGTAGTGTTAGAAGAAGACGAGGGGATTACACCGACGACAAAAGAAGGTCTGGCCCGTATAAGAACCGTTTTACCGGATGGAGTGCTCACTTTCGCCGCACAGACCCATCCGGCGGACGGTAACGCCGCCATGGTCGTAACCGGTAGAGACAAAGCCAAGGAATTAAGCGCGGACCCAAACCTGGAGATCCAGGTGATCTCTTACGGATATGCCCGTACAAAAAAGAGCTTCATGCCCGCAGCCCCGGTACCCGCGGCCCGAATGGCCATGGAAAAGGCGGGTATCGCCATTGAAGACATAAAGGCTATTAAGACTCACAATCCCTTTGCGGTAAACGATATCTACCTAGCCCAGCAAATGAAGATAGACGCAAACAGCTTTAATAACTACGGTAGTTCCTTGATTTTCGGGCACCCCCAGGGGCCGACCACCGGC